From a region of the Clupea harengus chromosome 9, Ch_v2.0.2, whole genome shotgun sequence genome:
- the aplp2 gene encoding amyloid-like protein 2 isoform X2 produces MGSISAISLLFVGIVVVPALAGYIEALAANAGTGFAVAEPQVAMFCGKLNMHVNIQTGRWEPDPSGTKSCAGTKEGVLQYCQEMYPELQITNVVEANQAIKIENWCKKDQKKQCKGHSHIVVPYKCLVGDFVSDVLLVPERCKFFHKERMDMCVSHQQWHGVAKEACIKGSMMLHSYGMLLPCGIDKFHGTEYVCCPSSRPEEPALPALPALPAEVEGDEDEEEIEVEEPEPDNDLALEESEAPANEQPTQKEDIVDDEQQEEEEEDDDDDDDDDDDYHYVYEDEEDDRESMEKKEKSDDDVEEEDDDEVEENIQIKTLENVKAVCALEAETGPCRASMPRWAFDMRQRKCVRFIYGGCAGNRNNFDSEEYCMAVCKRLITPPTPQPTDDVDVYFETPADDKEHSRFQKAKEQLEIRHRNRMERVRKEWEEAERQAKNLPKGERQTLIQHFQAMVESLEEEAASEKQQLVETHLARVEAMLNDRRRLALENYLAALQADPPRPHRILVALKRYVRAENKDRQHTIRHYQHVLAVDPEKAAQMKSQVMTHLRVIEERMNQSLSLVYKVPYVAEEIQDEIDELLQEQKADMDQFLSSISESQPDVTMSSEESVEVPNFDSKPFRPFQVNSLGSHPEPEGSGMSGLNGLIGAEERIINSKGSKGSDKVVIDETLDVKEVIYSAEKISVMHDDEMETFRPLGEDFSFGSSALIGLLVIAVAIATVIVISLVLLRKRQYGTISHGIVEVDPMLTPEERHLSKMQNHGYENPTYKYLEQMQI; encoded by the exons gCTCTGGCCGCTAATGCAGGAACAGGGTTTGCTGTGGCCGAGCCCCAGGTGGCCATGTTCTGCGGGAAGCTGAACATGCACGTGAACATCCAGACTGGCCGCTGGGAACCAGACCCTTCCGGAACGAAGAGTTGCGCAGGAACCAAAGAGGGCGTGCTTCAGTACTGTCAGGAG aTGTACCCCGAGTTGCAGATCACAAACGTGGTGGAAGCTAACCAGGCCATCAAGATTGAGAACTGGTGCAAGAAGGACCAGAAGAAACAGTGCAAAGGCCATTCCCACATTGTGGTCCCCTACAAATGCCTAG TGGGGGACTTTGTGAGCGATGTCCTCCTGGTCCCTGAGAGGTGCAAGTTCTTCCACAAAGAGCGCATGGACATGTGCGTTAGTCACCAGCAGTGGCACGGAGTGGCCAAGGAG GCCTGCATCAAGGGGAGCATGATGCTGCACAGCTATGGCATGCTGCTGCCCTGTGGCATTGATAAGTTCCACGGGACGGAGTATGTGTGCTGCCCCTCCAGCCGCCCAGAGGAGCCCGCCCTGCCCGCCCTGCCCGCCCTGCCCGCTGAGGTAGAGggggatgaggatgaagaggagattGAGGTGGAGGAGCCTGAACCAGATAATGATCTGGCCTTGGaggagag TGAGGCCCCAGCTAATGAGCAGCCCACACAGAAGGAGGACATAGTTGATGacgagcagcaggaggaggaggaggaggatgatgatgatgatgatgatgatgatgacgactaTCACTATGTttatgaggatgaggaggatgatcgTGAGAGcatggagaagaaagagaagtcTGATGATGATGTCGAAGAAGAAGATGACGACGAGGTTGAAGAAAACATTCAGATTAAAACTCTGGAGAATGTTAAGG CCGTGTGCGCCCTGGAGGCTGAGACTGGCCCCTGCCGTGCATCCATGCCCCGCTGGGCCTTCGACATGCGCCAGAGGAAGTGCGTGCGCTTCATCTACGGAGGCTGCGCTGGCAACCGCAACAATTTCGACTCCGAGGAGTACTGCATGGCTGTGTGCAAGCGCCTGA ttacaccccccacaccacagcCTACCGATGACGTGGACGTGTACTTCGAGACGCCGGCCGACGACAAAGAGCACAGCCGCTTCCAGAAGGCCAAGGAGCAGCTGGAGATCCGCCACCGCAACCGCATGGAGAGG gTGAGGAAGGAATGGGAGGAGGCTGAGCGTCAGGCTAAGAACCTGCCCAAGGGTGAGAGGCAGACCCTTATCCAG CACTTCCAGGCCATGGTGGAGtctctggaggaggaggcagccagTGAAAAGCAGCAGCTGGTGGAGACGCACCTGGCACGCGTGGAGGCCATGCTGAACGACCGCCGCCGCCTAGCTCTGGAGAACTACTTGGCAGCCCTGCAGGCCGACCCTCCCAGG CCCCACCGCATTCTGGTGGCCCTGAAGAGGTATGTGCGTGCCGAGAATAAGGATCGCCAGCACACCATCCGGCATTACCAGCACGTCCTGGCTGTGGACCCAGAGAAGGCTGCCCAGATGAAGTCCCAG GTGATGACACATCTGCGTGTGATCGAGGAGAGGATGAATCAGAGCCTGTCTCTGGTCTACAAAGTCCCCTATGTTGCAGAAGAGATCCAGGATGAAATTG ATGAACTGCTTCAAGAGCAGAAGGCTGACATGGACCAGTTCCTGTCCTCCATCTCCGAGTCTCAGCCAGATGTGACCATGTCATCGGAGGAGAGTGTGGAGGTCCCTAATTTTGATAGCAAGCCCTTCCGACCCTTCCAGGTCAACTCTCTGGGGTCCCACCCTGAGCCAGAGG GTTCTGGCATGTCTGGGCTAAATGGACTGATCGGCGCAGAGGAGAGAATCATCAACAGCAAGGGAAGCAAGGGTAGCGACAAAGTG GTGATTGATGAGACTCTGGATGTTAAAGAAGTGATTTACAGTGCAGAGAAAATCAGCGTTATGCATGATGATGAGATG GAAACCTTCCGTCCTCTGGGAGAGGACTTCAGCTTTGGGAGCAGCGCTCTCATTGGCCTGCTCGTTATTGCTGTGGCCATAGCAACTGTGATTGTGATCAGCCTGGTTCTGCTTAGGAAGAGGCAGTATGGCACCATAAGCCATGGTATTGTGGAG GTTGATCCCATGCTCACTCCTGAGGAACGTCACCTTAGCAAGATGCAGAACCATGGGTATGAGAACCCAACCTACAAATACCTGGAGCAGATGCAGATTTAA
- the aplp2 gene encoding amyloid-like protein 2 isoform X1 has protein sequence MGSISAISLLFVGIVVVPALAGYIEALAANAGTGFAVAEPQVAMFCGKLNMHVNIQTGRWEPDPSGTKSCAGTKEGVLQYCQEMYPELQITNVVEANQAIKIENWCKKDQKKQCKGHSHIVVPYKCLVGDFVSDVLLVPERCKFFHKERMDMCVSHQQWHGVAKEACIKGSMMLHSYGMLLPCGIDKFHGTEYVCCPSSRPEEPALPALPALPAEVEGDEDEEEIEVEEPEPDNDLALEESEAPANEQPTQKEDIVDDEQQEEEEEDDDDDDDDDDDYHYVYEDEEDDRESMEKKEKSDDDVEEEDDDEVEENIQIKTLENVKAVCALEAETGPCRASMPRWAFDMRQRKCVRFIYGGCAGNRNNFDSEEYCMAVCKRLITPPTPQPTDDVDVYFETPADDKEHSRFQKAKEQLEIRHRNRMERVRKEWEEAERQAKNLPKGERQTLIQHFQAMVESLEEEAASEKQQLVETHLARVEAMLNDRRRLALENYLAALQADPPRPHRILVALKRYVRAENKDRQHTIRHYQHVLAVDPEKAAQMKSQVMTHLRVIEERMNQSLSLVYKVPYVAEEIQDEIDELLQEQKADMDQFLSSISESQPDVTMSSEESVEVPNFDSKPFRPFQVNSLGSHPEPEGDLSEPPRAFKKGSGMSGLNGLIGAEERIINSKGSKGSDKVVIDETLDVKEVIYSAEKISVMHDDEMETFRPLGEDFSFGSSALIGLLVIAVAIATVIVISLVLLRKRQYGTISHGIVEVDPMLTPEERHLSKMQNHGYENPTYKYLEQMQI, from the exons gCTCTGGCCGCTAATGCAGGAACAGGGTTTGCTGTGGCCGAGCCCCAGGTGGCCATGTTCTGCGGGAAGCTGAACATGCACGTGAACATCCAGACTGGCCGCTGGGAACCAGACCCTTCCGGAACGAAGAGTTGCGCAGGAACCAAAGAGGGCGTGCTTCAGTACTGTCAGGAG aTGTACCCCGAGTTGCAGATCACAAACGTGGTGGAAGCTAACCAGGCCATCAAGATTGAGAACTGGTGCAAGAAGGACCAGAAGAAACAGTGCAAAGGCCATTCCCACATTGTGGTCCCCTACAAATGCCTAG TGGGGGACTTTGTGAGCGATGTCCTCCTGGTCCCTGAGAGGTGCAAGTTCTTCCACAAAGAGCGCATGGACATGTGCGTTAGTCACCAGCAGTGGCACGGAGTGGCCAAGGAG GCCTGCATCAAGGGGAGCATGATGCTGCACAGCTATGGCATGCTGCTGCCCTGTGGCATTGATAAGTTCCACGGGACGGAGTATGTGTGCTGCCCCTCCAGCCGCCCAGAGGAGCCCGCCCTGCCCGCCCTGCCCGCCCTGCCCGCTGAGGTAGAGggggatgaggatgaagaggagattGAGGTGGAGGAGCCTGAACCAGATAATGATCTGGCCTTGGaggagag TGAGGCCCCAGCTAATGAGCAGCCCACACAGAAGGAGGACATAGTTGATGacgagcagcaggaggaggaggaggaggatgatgatgatgatgatgatgatgatgacgactaTCACTATGTttatgaggatgaggaggatgatcgTGAGAGcatggagaagaaagagaagtcTGATGATGATGTCGAAGAAGAAGATGACGACGAGGTTGAAGAAAACATTCAGATTAAAACTCTGGAGAATGTTAAGG CCGTGTGCGCCCTGGAGGCTGAGACTGGCCCCTGCCGTGCATCCATGCCCCGCTGGGCCTTCGACATGCGCCAGAGGAAGTGCGTGCGCTTCATCTACGGAGGCTGCGCTGGCAACCGCAACAATTTCGACTCCGAGGAGTACTGCATGGCTGTGTGCAAGCGCCTGA ttacaccccccacaccacagcCTACCGATGACGTGGACGTGTACTTCGAGACGCCGGCCGACGACAAAGAGCACAGCCGCTTCCAGAAGGCCAAGGAGCAGCTGGAGATCCGCCACCGCAACCGCATGGAGAGG gTGAGGAAGGAATGGGAGGAGGCTGAGCGTCAGGCTAAGAACCTGCCCAAGGGTGAGAGGCAGACCCTTATCCAG CACTTCCAGGCCATGGTGGAGtctctggaggaggaggcagccagTGAAAAGCAGCAGCTGGTGGAGACGCACCTGGCACGCGTGGAGGCCATGCTGAACGACCGCCGCCGCCTAGCTCTGGAGAACTACTTGGCAGCCCTGCAGGCCGACCCTCCCAGG CCCCACCGCATTCTGGTGGCCCTGAAGAGGTATGTGCGTGCCGAGAATAAGGATCGCCAGCACACCATCCGGCATTACCAGCACGTCCTGGCTGTGGACCCAGAGAAGGCTGCCCAGATGAAGTCCCAG GTGATGACACATCTGCGTGTGATCGAGGAGAGGATGAATCAGAGCCTGTCTCTGGTCTACAAAGTCCCCTATGTTGCAGAAGAGATCCAGGATGAAATTG ATGAACTGCTTCAAGAGCAGAAGGCTGACATGGACCAGTTCCTGTCCTCCATCTCCGAGTCTCAGCCAGATGTGACCATGTCATCGGAGGAGAGTGTGGAGGTCCCTAATTTTGATAGCAAGCCCTTCCGACCCTTCCAGGTCAACTCTCTGGGGTCCCACCCTGAGCCAGAGG GTGATCTGTCTGAACCCCCTCGTGCCTTCAAGAAAG GTTCTGGCATGTCTGGGCTAAATGGACTGATCGGCGCAGAGGAGAGAATCATCAACAGCAAGGGAAGCAAGGGTAGCGACAAAGTG GTGATTGATGAGACTCTGGATGTTAAAGAAGTGATTTACAGTGCAGAGAAAATCAGCGTTATGCATGATGATGAGATG GAAACCTTCCGTCCTCTGGGAGAGGACTTCAGCTTTGGGAGCAGCGCTCTCATTGGCCTGCTCGTTATTGCTGTGGCCATAGCAACTGTGATTGTGATCAGCCTGGTTCTGCTTAGGAAGAGGCAGTATGGCACCATAAGCCATGGTATTGTGGAG GTTGATCCCATGCTCACTCCTGAGGAACGTCACCTTAGCAAGATGCAGAACCATGGGTATGAGAACCCAACCTACAAATACCTGGAGCAGATGCAGATTTAA
- the aplp2 gene encoding amyloid-like protein 2 isoform X3 yields MGSISAISLLFVGIVVVPALAGYIEALAANAGTGFAVAEPQVAMFCGKLNMHVNIQTGRWEPDPSGTKSCAGTKEGVLQYCQEMYPELQITNVVEANQAIKIENWCKKDQKKQCKGHSHIVVPYKCLVGDFVSDVLLVPERCKFFHKERMDMCVSHQQWHGVAKEACIKGSMMLHSYGMLLPCGIDKFHGTEYVCCPSSRPEEPALPALPALPAEVEGDEDEEEIEVEEPEPDNDLALEESEAPANEQPTQKEDIVDDEQQEEEEEDDDDDDDDDDDYHYVYEDEEDDRESMEKKEKSDDDVEEEDDDEVEENIQIKTLENVKVTPPTPQPTDDVDVYFETPADDKEHSRFQKAKEQLEIRHRNRMERVRKEWEEAERQAKNLPKGERQTLIQHFQAMVESLEEEAASEKQQLVETHLARVEAMLNDRRRLALENYLAALQADPPRPHRILVALKRYVRAENKDRQHTIRHYQHVLAVDPEKAAQMKSQVMTHLRVIEERMNQSLSLVYKVPYVAEEIQDEIDELLQEQKADMDQFLSSISESQPDVTMSSEESVEVPNFDSKPFRPFQVNSLGSHPEPEGDLSEPPRAFKKGSGMSGLNGLIGAEERIINSKGSKGSDKVVIDETLDVKEVIYSAEKISVMHDDEMETFRPLGEDFSFGSSALIGLLVIAVAIATVIVISLVLLRKRQYGTISHGIVEVDPMLTPEERHLSKMQNHGYENPTYKYLEQMQI; encoded by the exons gCTCTGGCCGCTAATGCAGGAACAGGGTTTGCTGTGGCCGAGCCCCAGGTGGCCATGTTCTGCGGGAAGCTGAACATGCACGTGAACATCCAGACTGGCCGCTGGGAACCAGACCCTTCCGGAACGAAGAGTTGCGCAGGAACCAAAGAGGGCGTGCTTCAGTACTGTCAGGAG aTGTACCCCGAGTTGCAGATCACAAACGTGGTGGAAGCTAACCAGGCCATCAAGATTGAGAACTGGTGCAAGAAGGACCAGAAGAAACAGTGCAAAGGCCATTCCCACATTGTGGTCCCCTACAAATGCCTAG TGGGGGACTTTGTGAGCGATGTCCTCCTGGTCCCTGAGAGGTGCAAGTTCTTCCACAAAGAGCGCATGGACATGTGCGTTAGTCACCAGCAGTGGCACGGAGTGGCCAAGGAG GCCTGCATCAAGGGGAGCATGATGCTGCACAGCTATGGCATGCTGCTGCCCTGTGGCATTGATAAGTTCCACGGGACGGAGTATGTGTGCTGCCCCTCCAGCCGCCCAGAGGAGCCCGCCCTGCCCGCCCTGCCCGCCCTGCCCGCTGAGGTAGAGggggatgaggatgaagaggagattGAGGTGGAGGAGCCTGAACCAGATAATGATCTGGCCTTGGaggagag TGAGGCCCCAGCTAATGAGCAGCCCACACAGAAGGAGGACATAGTTGATGacgagcagcaggaggaggaggaggaggatgatgatgatgatgatgatgatgatgacgactaTCACTATGTttatgaggatgaggaggatgatcgTGAGAGcatggagaagaaagagaagtcTGATGATGATGTCGAAGAAGAAGATGACGACGAGGTTGAAGAAAACATTCAGATTAAAACTCTGGAGAATGTTAAGG ttacaccccccacaccacagcCTACCGATGACGTGGACGTGTACTTCGAGACGCCGGCCGACGACAAAGAGCACAGCCGCTTCCAGAAGGCCAAGGAGCAGCTGGAGATCCGCCACCGCAACCGCATGGAGAGG gTGAGGAAGGAATGGGAGGAGGCTGAGCGTCAGGCTAAGAACCTGCCCAAGGGTGAGAGGCAGACCCTTATCCAG CACTTCCAGGCCATGGTGGAGtctctggaggaggaggcagccagTGAAAAGCAGCAGCTGGTGGAGACGCACCTGGCACGCGTGGAGGCCATGCTGAACGACCGCCGCCGCCTAGCTCTGGAGAACTACTTGGCAGCCCTGCAGGCCGACCCTCCCAGG CCCCACCGCATTCTGGTGGCCCTGAAGAGGTATGTGCGTGCCGAGAATAAGGATCGCCAGCACACCATCCGGCATTACCAGCACGTCCTGGCTGTGGACCCAGAGAAGGCTGCCCAGATGAAGTCCCAG GTGATGACACATCTGCGTGTGATCGAGGAGAGGATGAATCAGAGCCTGTCTCTGGTCTACAAAGTCCCCTATGTTGCAGAAGAGATCCAGGATGAAATTG ATGAACTGCTTCAAGAGCAGAAGGCTGACATGGACCAGTTCCTGTCCTCCATCTCCGAGTCTCAGCCAGATGTGACCATGTCATCGGAGGAGAGTGTGGAGGTCCCTAATTTTGATAGCAAGCCCTTCCGACCCTTCCAGGTCAACTCTCTGGGGTCCCACCCTGAGCCAGAGG GTGATCTGTCTGAACCCCCTCGTGCCTTCAAGAAAG GTTCTGGCATGTCTGGGCTAAATGGACTGATCGGCGCAGAGGAGAGAATCATCAACAGCAAGGGAAGCAAGGGTAGCGACAAAGTG GTGATTGATGAGACTCTGGATGTTAAAGAAGTGATTTACAGTGCAGAGAAAATCAGCGTTATGCATGATGATGAGATG GAAACCTTCCGTCCTCTGGGAGAGGACTTCAGCTTTGGGAGCAGCGCTCTCATTGGCCTGCTCGTTATTGCTGTGGCCATAGCAACTGTGATTGTGATCAGCCTGGTTCTGCTTAGGAAGAGGCAGTATGGCACCATAAGCCATGGTATTGTGGAG GTTGATCCCATGCTCACTCCTGAGGAACGTCACCTTAGCAAGATGCAGAACCATGGGTATGAGAACCCAACCTACAAATACCTGGAGCAGATGCAGATTTAA